A window of the Balaenoptera acutorostrata chromosome 13, mBalAcu1.1, whole genome shotgun sequence genome harbors these coding sequences:
- the LOC103015444 gene encoding disintegrin and metalloproteinase domain-containing protein 1a-like, protein MSVAASVTHSASILPSLWKNQVALKEGKIKFQTWAQQKRDLRLGPVPGSSCFSLRIVLLLVISLPSLYCDLGSVYYSSYEIVTPKFLTVEGREDQVEKLSYVLFMQGQKQLIHLKVKRDYFVNNFPVFSYHNGILGQEMPFISHDCHYEGYIEGVPGSFVSVNTCSGLRGVLIKEEKSYGIEPIHSSKRFEHVLYTMAHEAPVSCSVTSNDSQVAFTSRQQESSKPRSRQVPSYLWSHTKYVEMFVVVDNQRFQMWGSDVNETVQRVMDIIALANSFTRGINTEVVLAGMEIWTEGDLTEVPVDLQVALRNFNSWRRERLLHRVKHDVAHMIIGHHPKEDTGQAFLSGACSSDFAAAVESFHHEDVLLFAALMVHELGHNLGIPHDHSACVCKDKPFGLMRENITKESGFSNCSSDFFYQFLWEHKGACLFNKPGPKGRLRRDSRCGNGVVEEDEQCDCGSDCDIHPCCDQECMLKAHALCNPGPCCNNSCQYEPIGHSCRPALGECDLPEFCLGNSGECPSDTYKQDGTPCQQGYFCVEGHCRNHDVQCADIFGYPSRSASPDCYRLFNVKGNRFGNCGIPNSSNPAYIQCAEKDLLCGKVVCTNVQQLPIIKPNCTLIQVPHGDDYCWSMDQYDTTDIPDYGDSASGNLCGSDKVCMESSCTDSSVLSYDCDLQEMCNGKGVCNNYKHCHCEAGFAPPNCKTPGTGGSVDSGPPDMEPDELPAGGGGNENTTTGNKRQEALLDSMIIMLLILFFIILIIVIVCITKICRQAKEEAPAPEEAPAEAAAADAAPEEAPPEEEGEREEEEQESEP, encoded by the coding sequence ATGTCAGTGGCAGCGTCTGTGACACACTCTGCCTCTATACTGCCTTCTCTATGGAAAAACCAAGTGGCCTTGAAGGAGGGTAAGATAAAGTTTCAGACTTGGGCTCAGCAGAAGAGGGACTTGAGGCTGGGGCCAGTGCCAGGATCTTCATGTTTCAGTTTGAGGATTGTGTTGCTGTTGGTGATTTCTCTGCCAAGCTTGTACTGTGACCTGGGATCAGTATATTACTCTTCCTATGAAATAGTCACCCCCAAGTTTCTGAcagtggaaggaagggaagaccAAGTGGAAAAGCTCTCCTATGTGCTATTTATGCAGGGCCAGAAGCAGCTGATTCACCTGAAGGTGAAGAGAGACTATTTTGTGAATAACTTTCCAGTCTTCAGCTACCACAATGGCATCCTGGGGCAAGAAATGCCTTTCATCTCACATGACTGTCATTATGAAGGCTACATAGAAGGAGTCCCAGGTTCTTTTGTTTCTGTCAACACCTGTTCAGGCCTCAGGGGTGTCCTGATTAAGGAGGAAAAATCCTATGGCATTGAGCCCATTCACTCTTCAAAACGGTTTGAACATGTGTTGTACACCATGGCCCATGAAGCTCCAGTCTCCTGTAGTGTCACTTCCAATGACAGCCAAGTGGCATTCACCAGCCGGCAACAAGAGAGCAGCAAGCCTCGCAGTCGGCAGGTGCCATCCTACTTGTGGTCACACACCAAGTACGTGGAGATGTTTGTCGTGGTCGACAACCAGCGGTTCCAAATGTGGGGCAGTGACGTCAATGAGACAGTCCAGAGAGTAATGGACATCATTGCTCTGGCCAACAGCTTCACTAGGGGAATAAACACAGAGGTGGTGCTGGCTGGAATGGAGATTTGGACCGAGGGGGACCTCACAGAGGTCCCAGTGGACCTGCAAGTTGCACTCAGGAATTTCAATAGCTGGAGACGAGAGAGGCTCCTCCATCGTGTGAAGCATGATGTTGCCCACATGATCATTGGACACCATCCTAAAGAGGATACGGGGCAGGCATTTCTCAGTGGTGCCTGTTCAAGTGATTTTGCAGCAGCCGTTGAATCCTTCCACCATGAGGATGTCCTCCTGTTTGCGGCGCTCATGGTCCATGAGCTCGGGCACAACTTGGGTATTCCGCATGACCATTCGGCCTGCGTTTGTAAAGATAAACCCTTTGGCCTCATGCGTGAAAATATCACTAAAGAAAGTGGCTTCAGCAACTGCAGCTCTGACTTCTTCTACCAGTTCCTCTGGGAACACAAAGGGGCCTGCCTATTTAACAAGCCTGGGCCCAAAGGCCGCTTACGGAGGGACTCTCGCTGTGGAAATGGTGTTGTAGAAGAGGATGAGCAGTGTGACTGTGGTTCTGACTGTGACATTCACCCGTGTTGTGACCAAGAATGTATGCTGAAGGCTCATGCATTGTGTAATCCTGGACCCTGCTGTAATAATTCGTGCCAATATGAACCAATTGGACACAGCTGCCGTCCTGCTTTGGGGGAGTGTGACCTTCCAGAGTTTTGTCTTGGTAACTCTGGGGAATGCCCCTCAGACACCTACAAgcaagatggtacaccatgtcaGCAAGGTTACTTCTGTGTTGAGGGTCACTGCAGGAACCATGATGTTCAATGTGCTGACATTTTTGGGTACCCTTCAAGATCCGCCTCTCCTGACTGTTATCGGTTATTTAACGTGAAAGGGAATAGGTTTGGAAACTGTGGTATTCCCAATTCGAGTAACCCAGCATATATTCAATGTGCAGAGAAGGATCTACTTTGTGGGAAAGTTGTATGTACAAATGTGCAACAGCTACCTATTATCAAACCCAACTGTACACTGATACAGGTCCCTCATGGAGATGACTACTGCTGGTCCATGGATCAGTATGACACTACTGATATCCCTGATTATGGAGATTCAGCGAGTGGCAATCTTTGTGGCTCAGACAAAGTCTGCATGGAGTCCTCCTGCACAGATTCCTCTGTTCTCAGTTACGATTGTGATCTACAGGAAATGTGTAATGGAAAAGGAGTCTGCAACAATTATAAGCACTGCCATTGTGAGGCTGGTTTTGCCCCTCCTAACTGCAAAACTCCAGGAACTGGCGGTAGTGTGGACAGTGGCCCCCCTGATATGGAACCTGATGAACTGCCAGCAGGTGGAggtggaaatgaaaacactaccaCTGGTAACAAACGTCAAGAAGCTCTCTTAGACTCGATGATCATAATGCTTCTTATActttttttcataatattaataATCGTAATTGTTTGCATCACCAAGATTTGTAGACAGGCAAAAGAAGAAGCTCCTGCACCAGAAGAGGCACCAGCAGAGGCTGCTGCAGCAGATGCTGCCCCAGAAGAGGCTCCCcctgaagaggagggagagagagaggaggaagagcaaGAATCAGAGCCATAA